A single region of the Desulfonatronovibrio hydrogenovorans DSM 9292 genome encodes:
- the groES gene encoding co-chaperone GroES yields MNLKPLHDRVLVKRLEEEEVTKGGIIIPDTAKEKPIKGEVVAAGPGKTTDEGKSVAMSVKAGDKVLFNKYAGTEVKIDGVEHLVMREDDILAIIE; encoded by the coding sequence ATGAATTTGAAGCCGTTGCACGACAGAGTGCTGGTCAAACGTCTTGAGGAAGAAGAAGTGACCAAAGGCGGGATCATTATCCCGGACACTGCCAAGGAAAAGCCCATCAAGGGTGAAGTAGTGGCTGCCGGACCTGGAAAAACTACTGACGAAGGCAAGAGCGTAGCCATGTCCGTCAAGGCCGGAGACAAGGTTCTCTTCAACAAGTACGCTGGCACTGAGGTCAAGATCGACGGTGTGGAACACCTGGTCATGCGCGAAGACGACATCCTGGCCATCATCGAGTAA